The segment GACACATGATGTCCATGGAGCTTCCAGAACTATGATCATATATAGTTTAGTTCTATTTGTCGACACTATGGAGAAAAAACGGGGTTTTCCAATGATACAACATAAATGTTACAGTACTTTTAACCTTTAAGCTTTGTGCGCTCGAGTCGCACGTTTAAACTTAAATCTTCAAAGTCTGATCCATTGGAGGACAAGCAGCACGGCACTAAGGCCCTTCCTCTTCCACTCTGCACACAGTTTTCTCTTTTGACAGTCGAGCCGCCGATGGCACGCGGCCAAAAGGACGGGCGCTTTGTGCAATTAATGCTCAAAGATGTCAGCCAGTGAGCGAGCTCCTTTCAGAGGAACTGCCAGTCCACAAAGCGCCGCCTCACGATACCTTCTGGAACATCCCGTCCAAACATATGCCTAATTGTTTACTACCGCTTGtttacataaatacaaaatgttgtagaggggggagggaggggaggagaggcgcTACACTATAAGACAGAGCTGGAGAATTAATAACAATTTGTGGCAGATAATTACTTATCAATTAAAGCTGCTATCCCGCCTAATTAGGCAACGTTCATTAAATTCAGCCAATTTAAACCTTAATCAAAGTTAGCAGTGCCTGACAGCTGAGGGAGGATCAGTGGAGGAGCGCCCCCCAGTGgaggacagccccccccccccccccccccccctccaggggcTGAATGTGTGGCGCATTTTCAGTTCATTTAGTGTAATTTTGTGAAGCATTACGAATGGATGAGAATGAATtgctttttacacattttatgttttgcttaattacttttttttaagtattattGTTACTATTTGTGTTCTTATTGTtatgctgttgctgttgcttgTTATCAATGCAATAATTACAATTACATGAAGATCCTTTAGTAGAAGCTGTCCTGCTACAAAGTGGACCGACGGCGTTTTAGGAGCCGTATTAGTGTCATTATTCTGTTGCTGCTGGACTAATGTCTAAGCAGATATGAAGTTACTAAACCTGCGATATAattggaataataataataattgaagaGTAAAAAATAGTGTTTCATTGTTCAAGCTATTGGACGTGCAAAAGCACAAACATGCTTTTGCAGCTGAGATATTTGGCTCCTTATAACCATGTTAAAGCGATAATTTATCCGCTGAAATAATGAAGTTCTGGAGGCCGGGATTTTGATCCAGACCCGGTCTAAAGGTCCGGCGATAAAGTCTGACCTAATGAACGTTATCAGCTGATGATTTGGTTTGGTAATGCAAACCTTGTGCAATTACCTGGAGATTCACCGATATGTAAAACATTAAAGTTACTCTccagggaaaaaaagacattaaaaccaTCACCAGGAGCAGGAAGTGATCTGCAGGTCACAGTGACACTGGCCTCAACTTCCAAACGTTCCTGTGAGTAACTTCATCCTAATAATATAACCAAAAacaagtcaccatggcaacttcCTACAACCTACAACTCATTTTGGTAAGTGGTTCTACTGGAGTaagatgtttgatttatttggaATAGtgtaaaaagtttaaaatgaggttaaaatatgtaaaactgtaaaaaaacaccCTGCTACAAGAGAAGATGGTTCAGCAGCAAATAAACATAAACAACAACCTTTTGATGTAAACAGTTTTCTAAAAAGGGATTTGGTTATTAATGTTACATTGAGCATTTGTGTTAATTACCTAGCGTTTTCTTTGgctcaaatgtttaaaaatgattattattattattgccgtGTCAGTGGCACGGTGTTGTTTCCTACTGTTTTTTATAATCCACCAGGTTTATAAAggaaataatttgttttctcACGTTTCAAAAGTGACTTAAAAACGTAGCTGTTAAAGGGGCTTTTTTACATTCTTGTTGCTCATGGTTTGCGCTGTTAGCCCCGTTAGCGCCGTTAGCCGTGAGCCGCCATGTTGAGAGAAAACCAAAATGTTGGATCAGTTAAATAAACAATCAATTCCCTTTGACATGTGATGCAGTACAAGGTAGCAAAGGAAATAGCATTTCAAAGTGGTCAAGAAGTTACCTGATGATAATTAcgaaatgtgttatttttagcaAAACAATCTACCCTGGCGCGCACGTGACCGGAAGGTGTGACTCACTCCTCCGCCCTCCTCGTGGCCCGTCTGCTCCGCTGCTTCCGGGCGGTGGACAACAAGGAACCAGTTAATTAATATTGGCTCTTGTTTGGTCTAGTTAATGAACGAGTGAATTATGCACCTCTGGGACGCACCGCCTCCCCAATCGGTTTAAATTATCCCCCGCACCCTCCCGACATTGTCCTCCAATTTCCCCACTCTGATCCTGCGCTGATGGGGTCCCTGTCACCGAccaacatgacacacacacacacgcacgcacacgcgcgcgcacagaGAGAGACGCGGGCTACCCCTGCcgtctccatctgtctgtctttgtcctGCTCGAGTGTGTTTTACTTCTTTGTCTGCAGCCCCGTTCATCGACGCCCctcgttttcttcttttcattcgACGCTTCTGTTCGACCTCGCATCGTCGGCTCAGGGTGGCAAATAACTTCCATCCCATTAACTCatctgagaggggggggcgggggggggggggggtagtcaaACAAAGCTCGCCCGCAATCTGATCCTGATCCAAACATATATACACGCTGTctctcacacgcgcacacacacacacacgtggacagTGGTGTGggtcagaggaagaggagacaaaaaagGGTCCATATTATTTGCATTAAAAGCCTCGCAGCGTGAAATTCATTTATAATTACAAAGCGGGGTGCAGCGTGTGTTATGCAGATCAGgggcgtgtgcgcgtgtgagtgtgcgtgcgtgcgtgtttgagTGTGGGTCTGTGATTGGCTCGGATTGGTTATTTTGTGATATGCTAACACGGAATGTATGGTGACAGATTGCAATTATCCCATTATTGTAATTGTCAAAGTCAATTCACTGCAGGCCGCGTGACAGATTCTCACGTGATTTAGATCCGCTCCGTttgaccctttttcttttaaatctagTCCTTAAAACAGTCTCTGCTGTGACGAGCTGCACGGGGgctctttatttattaacaGTGAGAAGTGTCGATAAAATTAAgtcatgaaacaaaacaaaaaagttaacGATCTGTTAAATGCAAGAACTATTTCTATATCGATTCTGGAGAACAGTTCTAGAAAGTAGAGGCCGATAGGCGATTACGTTTTGGGGTTGTTTCAATTTTAAGACGTATAGGTTACAATATCCTcaaattatatatttgtttcacTGTCTGTGGGATGATCCAAGTGAAAATGCCCCCCTCTTCTAAGATATCTCAGCGTCTCACGCACATTTTTCTGAGCTCGTCCTCGTGGATCTCCAGCGCCCCCGTGTGGGAACAAAGGCAAAACAAGAAAACGATCATAATAACAGTGGTATTTAGTGTTATTGTAATTCTAACAGTGAttgcaaaataataataatgaaaataaggATGTTACAAAACATAATTACACAAATACCAACTTGATCAAAATAGTCCTTCACGTTTCAGAAAACGTGCATAtgacacacaatatatatatatatatatatatatatatatatatatatatatatatatatatatatatatatatatataagatataaGATAACATGTTTATATCTCAAATCTGCACTTTGCATTGAATCTGTAGGCGCAggttctgttctgttctatTTATTGAAACACAAATCAAAGTGTAAAAAAAGTTCCAGAGGTTTTATTGGGTTGTTTTAGGGCCAGAGTCATCTTATCTCTCGgtggttgccaggcaaccagccGAGACTTCAGGAAGCGGCCGCCAGTAGAAAAGAGAAAGCCACATAGTTGAGTTGAGTATTGTcgttttctctttgctttttcGTGAGGTTCAGGTCACGAGTCACATGTTGTTAGCTttttttgaatgtgtttgttctcAAATAAGCAAACATGGCTACCAGCTGCTGTCAAAATTTGCAAGTTaaattttttaaaacttttaaaactgttttttctctttgagtctacttaatttcattttgaaatggaaatgaggaaaataagtaACCAAAACATGTAAGAAAAATAACGATATGAATAAATTCCTTTCCATGGCCAAATATAAGGGATATTAACGTTACAAATAGGCCTCCGCCACCTTTACATCAAAAGGTTTTTCAACAGTGTCCGGAGATGTGACGCGGCTGTTTACGTCACCGATGACGTCACGCGAGCACACCTGCACCTGCTTCCACTGAATACCACCTTCCTTCAGACGCGGGGGCAGGAGCTCGCGCCCGGCTGAGATGGCTGAGTCCCGCAGAGTTCAGTTGACCACGTTGTCCGGTGACCACGGACCTGCATCCCCCGGGGAACCGGTCCCGGTCCCGGTTCCGGGTCCggcccctccctccgtcccggCCCCGCGCCGGGAGCCTCCGGCCCCGCGCCGGGAGCCTCCGGCCGGTGACCCGCCGGAGAAGGCCAAGGGTTCGGGCGGCACGGTCCGGCTGGAGCTCACGTTGTTCGAGGCCGACGAGAGGAGCTTTCCGGAGTTCAGCTACACGCAGCTCGTCGACATCAAGGTGGGACTTGATCCGAACTTCTGTTCGGAAGCCATTgctcattttaatattaacatttgCTGCTGCTTTCTGTGCATGTCAGATCATCGTGATTGATTTATAAGGAAAATAGATTTGATGAATCAGAAGGGCTGGAACCTCTGTATCACTGCTTTTTAATGAAGGCCAAGTTAAATGTGGGACTTAACGACGCAGGGTTTTTTGTATCTTTTGTGTAAAATCcatgattgttttatgttttttagaCCATGCACACTGAAGAAAAAGTCCAATTGAGCCGATTTGAAGAGcaagaaaagagggagaatgAAGAGATCACTGCTACTTTAAGGAAGTTGGAAAGAAAATATGTcagtattttacttttaatcttttaaaaaaaattttttagcCAAcactattcattaaaaaaaatgtcttcaagcGACAGGTCGTGACTGAAGTCATAAAGGTGTTATTTACGAGTGGCAGAACGATATTTCTCATTCGCTCTTTGCAGGGCAAtgaaccaaagaagaagaagcaggaccGCATTCAGGACCTGATCGATATCGGGTTTGGTTACGATGAAGAGGATTCCTTCATCGACAACTCTGAGGCTGTGAGTCGCAcactttaaacccccccccccccccccccccatagtaCGTTTTATCTTTTTGAAGATTTTCTTCAGGAATTGACAAAAATGCTAATGAGATGATTTATTTACCGGCCGCTCCCTGTAGTACGACGAATTCGTGCCGGCCGCCATCACAACCAAATTCGGTGGATTCTATGTAAATTCGGGCGTGCTTCACTTCCGTCAGGCTTCAGAGGCGGAGGACCTGGCAACAGAAGAGGAAACACTGGACTCTTCAGACGTAAGATGTTCCTCTGAAAATAACCCACATGAAAGACCATtgatggttgttgtttttttttcctcaaaaggAACAGATTTCAGTTTTTGCCCAaacggttctttttttttttgttttgtatttttgttacgGAAGCTTTCAACTCCTCGGAAACCCGAGGTCAACGGAGGCCCGGGAGAGCCGACGATGAAGCGCTGCGGAGAAGAAAGAAACGTGGATCCGACCTCCAGGTGAGGCTGACCAAACGTGCTGGCGCCTTTGACCCTCCCTCCCGTTTAATCCCTCTTCACCCGGGGCGCGTCTCATCCCGCAGGACTTTGTCTGAAGCTGGACCGGTTGACGGcgtgaagaggaaaaagaagaagaagaagaagaaggcgacgacgacgacgacgtccGCCGGCCCGCTGAGCGTCACCAGCATGTTGAAGAAGTTCCAGAGGGAGAAGGCCAAGGAGCGGCAGAAGACTGAGAGAGCCAGCCAGAAGAGCCCCGTCCCCGGCGAGCCGTGTCCGGCGGACGCGGGCGGCGGGTCGGGCCTGACCGACCCGCTCCTCAGTCTCATCGGCTCGACCGACGACCACGCCTTCATCCAAGCGGCCAACGCGGTGGACCTGGACATCGACCTGGACTCTTTGTTAGATGTCACCGAACAGACGACGACAACGACGACGTGGCCGACGCCCAAGGCCGAGGCGCCGCTCCTCCGGGCCGGGGCGGACGACGCGAGCCGGGCCTTCGCCGCCCCGCTGGTCCGGCCTCCGGACACCGAGACCAACTCGCTGCCGAAGCTTCACCCGGAGCCGGTCGGGCCCTCGCCGCAGGGGGTCCAGCTGCCCGAGGGCCTCCCCTCCCGCCTGGGAGACAGCATTCGGAAACTCGTGGCTGTgagatgtgtttttatatatatatatgtgtgtgtgtgtgtgtgtgtgtgtttgtgtttgtgtggggtcACACGACTGATGACGTGCACTCGTTTCTCAGGTCGCCAAGACGTCGGAGGGAGAGTCGAAGCTGAAGTTCTTCACCCCGGAGATCAACTCGGTGTTGCTGGAGTGAGTTCTGGAACATCGCGGATTCCCTCGGATCAGTTTCTCCCGGATCCGGGTTGCGAGATGTCAAACGTTGTTTTCTGCTCAGACTGATCTAGGTTCAGATTCAGAGGTCCAGATTTctgccaccggggggggggggtttgcctaAATACTCTACATTGATTGTTTTTTCTATGAATAGTCTCTCAACACACCCTTTGGGTCAAATCGTGGATCTACCACCTGAACTACAAGCCTGTGAGTCTTGTGTTTACctcgttgacccccccccccccccccccccacccccagcatCGAGGTGCAGTGCCGCGAGCAGGGCGTCCATCTCCGCTCCAAGGTCTACACGCACCTGTCGTCCTTCCTGCCCTGCAGCCGAGACACGCTCCTCAAGCGCGTGAAGAAGCTGTTCCTCGCTCAGCGGGTGAGCTCCTTATGAAATGTTCCCGCACGTTGTTTTTCCGGCGCTTCTGTTTTGTGACCCGCTTTCTTGAAATATGGGTGGGGGGGAACAAGGAGGACCCCCCCGGCGTGGACGACCCGTTGCAGAAGCTGAGGGAGGCCGTCGGCAGGGCGATGCCCGAGCAGATCGAGAGGTTCAACCAAAGCTGCGTAGCGTACGAGCAGATCAAGACGTTGAGGTACTTTCATCCGCACATATCTGGTGTAATtggaaaaatgtcaaataagCTGCTTAACTTAACATAGTTATGCAAGTGAATAAAACAACATTCCAGGGATCCAGATGTTTATTCCTTAATTGACATATTAAAGGTAAATAAGTAGAAGCTGGAACAAAAAGATGTGATTGAGTTATTTAAATAATCCAACCGAAGAGCTACAAAAGGTGGttgtaaatgtattcaatttGAACTTTGATCAACTAGGTAtaaaatttactttttttttctttagatatTATTAGAATTaaattttaaaaaccttttgtttttgtacactTCTATGCTGCAAATATTGAAATGCGGCCCCGGCCTTTTTGAAATAAGGGTTTGGACTGCAGATtggagatgtgtgtgcgtgtctttctTTCTATTGTCTTGAACTAGTTTATGTCCATGTCAGGGCAACGGAGGAGAAGGTGAACTTTGGTCCAGAGGACCACGTGGAGGAGAAAGGCGGGCGAAGAGGAGGAGTTCCTAAGAAGTCCTTCCAGTGGAATGAGGAGATCAGGTCAGATATGAAAAAGACCATCTGCTCGTAGGATATTACCTGGACCAATAATCTCATTCATCCAGTCGCAAGATCCCTGGATCCCAAACTACCTGCTTCAGTGTACATTAATTCGGGTTCCCGGGTGCGTCCACAtgactctcctccccccctcatcCAGGGGGAGCCTGTGTGAGGTGTTACGGGTGAGAATGGAGCGATGTAAAACTGAAGGGAAAGGGAGTCAGGAGATGGAGCACCACCTGAAGACCATGTTGGACAACGAGGTCAAACCGCTTTGGCCAAAGGGCTGGATGCAGTCCAGGTGTGTGGAACTGGTCCAAGTTTACTAATGAAACCCTTGTTTTCTATATACATTTATCAGAAAAAAGTACTTCTTCACCCGTTTGTACACGCAGACGTGTCCTTACTCAACATTTGTTTCTTCAGGGTTCTGATAAGGGAGAGCAGGAAAATGTTGAGCCTCTTTACGTCATTACTGTGAGTACGAGTTCAGCTACACCTAcaatttatattaaataaagcTCAAATAAAAGCTCAATCCCACCCAATCAATCcactctccgcccccccccccccccccccccccccccggtgtgttgTCAGAGTGAAGCGTGTCCGGCCCGAGAAGAGGCCGCGGCCCATCGGCGCCCAGTCGGACAGCTGCGGCGTTCCCCACGGCCCTCCGCCACTGAAGCGACTCCTCCGGGTGGAAGACGCGGACGACGACGACGTCGTCGTCCTGAGACCAGACGTCGACGCGCCCCCGCCGCTCGCCACCgaggacaaaggagaggcgGCACAGGGCGCCGTTTCCCCGCCGCCCGCAGAGGTCATCGCTGCCGCGACGCCGTCCCTCCTGGACGTCCTCGCCGACCAGGCGCTGGCCAGGGAGCAGCACCCCCTGGTCTCCCAGGAGCTCCTGGCGGCGGCCGTCGCGAAATACAAACACTCGGTTCAGCGCTGGGGCTTCGGGGGGGACGCCAAGAGCCCCCCGCTgtcccctcgcccccctcaGTCCAGCCCGGTCGGCTTCCCGCTCGGCGGGACGTGCCGCGGGGTTCTGCCCCAGCTGGTGCACTTTGGGGACTTTGCCCGGCACATGGACGCCAGCCACGTGCAGATCATCTCGGACGATGACGACGTCACCATCCAGTGATTTTTACGGGTCGGTTTAAATCACTCGAGCTTTGGGGCGATTGAGTTGATTCGGTGCGGATCCAGCAGGTCTTACTTTGGTTAAAAGCTCAGGAAAAAGCTAGTCTTTTTGGTCAATATAATATTTTGTAATTAAAGCATGaaatggctaaaattaccatcaattattttatttctacaaTGACGCGAAGCAAAAGTCAAAACAAGTGTAGGatctgtttttttactttgccaAAGATTGTTTTGGAGACTTGGAATGTAGAAAATAATCATTTAtctaattttttttgtttcatcagcAACGGACTGGACACATGTTGGGGTTCTAATGAAAACTAAACCTGCAGTGGAAATGATTAACGAGCTTTAATCAGTAAGTTTGGGTTCTCATTTTGTTTGAATCAGTGTCATCTGAGGAAAGGTTTCTTACTTTGACCCATTAGAGGAGAAGTTGCACTTTTACCAATGAAACAAAGTGACGACTCACTCGTTATCTTTCACATGGTTTGATCAGAAACATCCCAGAGGACCACCTGTGACCCTACTACGTATTGAATgatttgaataaataattattaaaagcttacattttctgtaactgttttttattctttgagTTGGAGCAACTGAGCCTTAAATTTCATTGTCTGGAGATTATTTCTTCTCTCCGTCTTCCCACCATCTGCTTTaccaaccttttttcttttctaaagggATAATATGCTTTCTTTATATTTACCAAGATTTGTCAACTGGGAGAATTCTTAGCATTTTGCCAGGGGGCAACTCCTTGTAATAGGAACTTCATAAATGCCACACTTGGTGCTTTGCAATGTTAAAGAAATACACAGAGCCTCCACTTTGGTGGGTCTTCATTCTGCAGAATAATAAACGCATgtccacagacaggaagtgaaacaCTGTTGGAAGAGGATCCAGAGAGTCCGTGTGGTTGTGGATCATCAACCTGCTGtaaggaaagaagaaaatgtaccTGGGCAGAAGCTCAAAAAGGAACTCCGCTTCTAATGGGACCTGAGATTCTGATGAAAAGGAAGTTGCGAAATAAGACGTTGAGAGAGAAAACCGGAGCCGCTTGAACAAATGAAGAGAGACTCGACGAGTTTTCCAGCGATTCTCAGGCCCGGAGCCGCTCATCCAGAGCGAGGAATCCCACCTCAAGTCCTACAGCCAGTTAATCATCTGAATCAGCAGGATGGCCAACAGGAAGTGTTCATtacagctgtttgtgtttcctaGAACGAGGAGGAGACAAAAGCATTTTACCATCACGGGAATTTAAGTAAAGACAAATTTCTCCGATATtcaggaagggggaggagtttAAACATTTGTAATTAGAACTCCAACGCACCACTGGCAGGGaggacctccacctccaccgtgAAGTTTTTCTGTCCGAGGCGTCCTGTTGCAGAGACCGTGTATTTCCCAGCATCCCCTCTGCTTGAGTGAGTGGGCAGGGCAACCACTTGTCCATCTCTGAACCATGTGACCAACGGCGAAGGGTTTCCGCCCACCTCACAGCGGAGACTCTCGCCCTCTCTCACCTGCAGCTTTGTGGGACACGAGAGCCACGGACCAACTGGGAGGAAAGACGAGTCGggatgaaaaacatgttttttagaGGAGAAAACGTGGACCAGAGTCCCTTTTATCTGTTctgacctttcacaataaaagccttagcGCAATTCGTAACCATTTACTGGTTAAAAAAAGAGTCCGTCTATGCATTTTAGGTCAGAAGGTGAAATTTGTTAAAACCTTTTTATAAAATACGTGTTGCATTTTTGGCAGCTTTGCATCGCTGGTAGTTTGGATGCAAAATAATTGCAGGAAAGTATTCggaattttaatttttttaaactcacagAGGACAATGGTGGTGATCTTTTGTGACATCACTAAAGGGAGCTTCAGTCCTTCAGGTCCCAGTTCCAGCTTCGCTTCACACCAGTACTCCGCTCCATCATCTTCTCTACCCGGGTTGATGTCCAGAGTGAAGTTCTGAGTCACTGGTTTCTCTGGTTCCTCCTCTGTGCTGTTGATGGACTGTGGGAGACCCAGTGCTGTCTGTCCTCTGTAGAAGCTCACAGAGAGGTTCTTAACAGGAGCCACGTCCTCTACTGTACACTGCAGAGTGTACCGATGACCCTCCATCATCGGCCCAGTGTGGTTAGCGCTGATGGACACTTTGTGTGGAGGCTCTGTGGAGACAGAGCAATATTCaaaccaaaagagaaaaaaaatgaatatttttctaGCATGTCAGAAAGAGAAGGCTATTAACTCACTGTACACTATCAGAGGGAGAGCGATGTCGCACCGCCCCCCCGTGTCAGCTAGCGCATAGCATATTGGTCGGATGCCCCAGTCAGTCAACCTGTCAACATGCCAGACCAGAAACCCATCCATCGTGGGGTCAGGAGCCGCCTGGAGGAGCAAAGGATTCAAATGGTAAGTTCAATATAATGAAGTATATGAAGATGGTCTCATCATACCTAGCAATACAAAGGAATAATTATGCATAGTTTACTATTCACAC is part of the Pungitius pungitius chromosome 9, fPunPun2.1, whole genome shotgun sequence genome and harbors:
- the LOC119217892 gene encoding ubinuclein-1-like → MAESRRVQLTTLSGDHGPASPGEPVPVPVPGPAPPSVPAPRREPPAPRREPPAGDPPEKAKGSGGTVRLELTLFEADERSFPEFSYTQLVDIKTMHTEEKVQLSRFEEQEKRENEEITATLRKLERKYGNEPKKKKQDRIQDLIDIGFGYDEEDSFIDNSEAYDEFVPAAITTKFGGFYVNSGVLHFRQASEAEDLATEEETLDSSDLSTPRKPEVNGGPGEPTMKRCGEERNVDPTSRTLSEAGPVDGVKRKKKKKKKKATTTTTSAGPLSVTSMLKKFQREKAKERQKTERASQKSPVPGEPCPADAGGGSGLTDPLLSLIGSTDDHAFIQAANAVDLDIDLDSLLDVTEQTTTTTTWPTPKAEAPLLRAGADDASRAFAAPLVRPPDTETNSLPKLHPEPVGPSPQGVQLPEGLPSRLGDSIRKLVAVAKTSEGESKLKFFTPEINSVLLDIEVQCREQGVHLRSKVYTHLSSFLPCSRDTLLKRVKKLFLAQREDPPGVDDPLQKLREAVGRAMPEQIERFNQSCVAYEQIKTLRATEEKVNFGPEDHVEEKGGRRGGVPKKSFQWNEEIRGSLCEVLRVRMERCKTEGKGSQEMEHHLKTMLDNEVKPLWPKGWMQSRVLIRESRKMLSLFTSLLVKRVRPEKRPRPIGAQSDSCGVPHGPPPLKRLLRVEDADDDDVVVLRPDVDAPPPLATEDKGEAAQGAVSPPPAEVIAAATPSLLDVLADQALAREQHPLVSQELLAAAVAKYKHSVQRWGFGGDAKSPPLSPRPPQSSPVGFPLGGTCRGVLPQLVHFGDFARHMDASHVQIISDDDDVTIQ
- the LOC119217999 gene encoding intercellular adhesion molecule 3-like is translated as MCAPGRPVTLLLLHLISSASSSPVSPPTPAPPLPWQVVAPAPSLASSPPLGDSAVGCPLTVSPSTLVVRFGDPATANCSVSQMGFSLLGWEVSLAAPDPTMDGFLVWHVDRLTDWGIRPICYALADTGGRCDIALPLIVYKPPHKVSISANHTGPMMEGHRYTLQCTVEDVAPVKNLSVSFYRGQTALGLPQSINSTEEEPEKPVTQNFTLDINPGREDDGAEYWCEAKLELGPEGLKLPLVMSQKITTIVLFGPWLSCPTKLQVREGESLRCEVGGNPSPLVTWFRDGQVVALPTHSSRGDAGKYTVSATGRLGQKNFTVEVEVLPASGNTNSCNEHFLLAILLIQMINWL